A DNA window from Macadamia integrifolia cultivar HAES 741 unplaced genomic scaffold, SCU_Mint_v3 scaffold2078, whole genome shotgun sequence contains the following coding sequences:
- the LOC122065641 gene encoding uncharacterized protein LOC122065641 isoform X1, whose product MSLSSLTSLSRLSALLDFIYALANKTARIPYRNSKLTHLLQNSLGIEHGPARKHADPTELLKYKQRLMICPTTTMIRMNRPKRMSCEMLCCLYFLTSKIFLMQLMLWRSMISLAFTLSANATGTSIVLVQPLERAFLRGWTSSPTTLLTRPVMNKCCVYQKRACYKCRIYAV is encoded by the exons ATGAGTCTCAGTTCATTAACAAGTCTCTCTCGGCTCTCGGCACTCCTTGATTTTATCTATGCTCTTGCAAACAAGACAGCCCGTATACCTTATAGGAACTCAAAGCTCACCCATTTGCTGCAGAACTCTCTAG GAATTGAGCATGGCCCTGCCCGCAAACATGCAGACCCAACTGAACTTCTCAAGTACAAACAAAGGTTAATGATTTGTCCTACTACAACAATGATAAGAATGAATAGACCTAAGAG GATGAGTTGTGAGATGCTGTGTTGCTTGTATTTTCTAACAAGCAAGATCTTCCTAATGCAATTAATGCTGTGGAGATCAATGATAAGCTTGGCCTTCACTCTCTCTGCCAACGCCACTG gtACATCCATAGTACTTGTGCAACCTCTGGAGAGGGCCTTTTTGAGGGGTTGGACTAGCTCTCCAACAACATTGCTAACAAG GCCTGTGATGAATAAATGTTGTGTTTATCAAAAGAGGGCGTGTTATAAATGCAGGATTTATGCTGTGTAg
- the LOC122065641 gene encoding uncharacterized protein LOC122065641 isoform X2, translating to MSLSSLTSLSRLSALLDFIYALANKTARIPYRNSKLTHLLQNSLGIEHGPARKHADPTELLKYKQRLMICPTTTMIRMNRPKRMSCEMLCCLYFLTSKIFLMQLMLWRSMISLAFTLSANATGTSIVLVQPLERAFLRGWTSSPTTLLTRQACDE from the exons ATGAGTCTCAGTTCATTAACAAGTCTCTCTCGGCTCTCGGCACTCCTTGATTTTATCTATGCTCTTGCAAACAAGACAGCCCGTATACCTTATAGGAACTCAAAGCTCACCCATTTGCTGCAGAACTCTCTAG GAATTGAGCATGGCCCTGCCCGCAAACATGCAGACCCAACTGAACTTCTCAAGTACAAACAAAGGTTAATGATTTGTCCTACTACAACAATGATAAGAATGAATAGACCTAAGAG GATGAGTTGTGAGATGCTGTGTTGCTTGTATTTTCTAACAAGCAAGATCTTCCTAATGCAATTAATGCTGTGGAGATCAATGATAAGCTTGGCCTTCACTCTCTCTGCCAACGCCACTG gtACATCCATAGTACTTGTGCAACCTCTGGAGAGGGCCTTTTTGAGGGGTTGGACTAGCTCTCCAACAACATTGCTAACAAGGCAG GCCTGTGATGAATAA